Proteins found in one Planococcus citri chromosome 2, ihPlaCitr1.1, whole genome shotgun sequence genomic segment:
- the LOC135837138 gene encoding Golgi-associated plant pathogenesis-related protein 1-like, translated as MEFRLCFYCSLLVFLNIIIFVHSFEIPFHAEFTRMKDALENIFTPSSPSNCIEGEQAVKLNNWLVREHNEYRKRHGIPPLEPDTNLMNGSIEWSKKLTSKGRMKHSSANGHYGENLFWTSRPGPSIPHQSTYDPVKSWYDEIQMYRGGFSKDTGHYTQVVWKNSRRVGCGICGNSRGTFVTCRYFPPGNYEGQFAENVPPPRSNHG; from the exons ATGGAGTTTCGATTGTGTTTTTATTGTTCGTTACTTGTGTTTTTAAACATTATAATTTTCGTTCACAG TTTCGAAATTCCATTTCATGCCGAGTTCACCCGCATGAAGGACgctttagaaaatattttcacaccCTCCAGCCCATCTAATTGCATTGAGGGCGAACAAGCAGTTAAACTGAACAACTGGTTAGTTCGAGAACATAATGAATACAGAAAACGACACGGCATACCTCCCCTGGAACCTGATACAAAT TTGATGAATGGTTCGATAGAATGGTCTAAAAAATTAACCTCGAAGGGCAGAATGAAACATAGTTCGGCGAATGGTCATTAtggagaaaatttgttttggactTCTCGACCAGGTCCCTCGATCCCGCATCAGTCGACTTACGACCCGGTTAAATCATGGTACGATGAGATACAAATGTATCGAGGAGGTTTCTCGAAAGacacag GCCATTACACTCAAGTAGTGTGGAAAAATTCGCGCAGAGTTGGTTGCGGAATATGTGGAAATTCTCGAGGCACTTTTGTCACTTGCAGATACTTTCCTCCAGGTAATTACGAAGGGCAGTTCGCCGAAAACGTGCCTCCACCGAGATCTAATCATGGTTGA
- the LOC135837135 gene encoding vesicular glutamate transporter 3-like, which translates to MAFEKESNGIHDPHTAQKLLQEPGNRQVVNHAPFWFSKRFLVVILLFMGNLNIVLLKNNLNIAIVEIQSKKNTTAENVTTSENAIVEIQSKENITVGNVTTGEKAIIEIQSKGNITVGNLTTGENAIVEILSKENITVYNETTSESEYDWDSKTVGIIQSSYSFGYIFTVFGAAIINKLGGAITYGTCILMMAVINMITPVCLQFNYYVFLGSRIVLGIFDGIAYMGGLEMLSRWAPLRERSRIMSLSFCGIYVGVAVAYPICGIIANSLGWQAVFYFSGICGIIWSTLWIILVRNQPSKDKWMSKQEQMYIVENTQTTPRKQIVHPYRKIFTSPQVWALCVGKFTYSWGFTLLVVCFPLYVRDMTGQTTDKVGIISSIPNFVCICTIPLAGFLLDLWQNNSNLRVTQIHKIVMCTGFISGAVLFLIASQSSNFTLSMTCFVLIKFIISFNYLILQMVCLYMSPTHSSILAGMSSWWYTVSVVSIPNVVGFIVQHGTLSEWSLCFLLSGGILFAGAMIFLIYGSSELQSWSVSLPSNNERQFSIENEKPNYT; encoded by the exons ATGGCTTTTGAAAAGGAATCTAATGGTATTCACGATCCACACACAGCTCAGAAACTACTGCAAGAGCCAGGCAACAG ACAAGTAGTGAACCATGCCCCATTCTGGTTCTCGAAACGATTCCTCGTTGTGATCTTGTTATTTATGGGAAACTTGAACATAGTCTTGTTGAAGAATAACCTGAATATTGCAATCGTTGAAATTCAGTCAAAGAAAAACACCACTGCTGAAAATGTAACCACAAGTGAA AATGCAATCGTTGAAATTCAGTCAAAGGAAAATATCACTGTTGGCAATGTAACTACTGGAGAA AAAGCAATCATTGAAATTCAGTCAAAGGGAAACATCACTGTTGGCAATTTAACTACTGGGGAA AATGCGATCGTTGAAATCCTATCGAAAGAAAACATTACTGTTTATAATGAAACCACAAGTGAA TCAGAGTACGATTGGGATTCAAAAACTGTAGGAATTATTCAAAGCTCCTACTCATTCGGTTACATATTTACAGTATTCGGTGCGGccataataaataaattaggAGGCGCTATCACTTATGGAACATGTATACTAATGATGGCCGTAATAAACATGATAACTCCGGTTTGTTTACAATTCAATTATTACGTGTTTCTGGGCTCCAGGAtagttttaggaatttttgac GGCATCGCCTACATGGGCGGTCTGGAAATGCTCTCACGTTGGGCGCCACTTCGAGAAAGATCGAGAATAATGTCATTGAGTTTTTGCGGAATATATGTCGGGGTTGCGGTGGCTTATCCTATTTGTGGAATTATAGCAAATTCATTGGGCTGGCAGGCtgtattttacttttcag GCATATGTGGCATCATTTGGTCAACACTGTGGATAATTCTTGTTCGAAATCAACCATCCAAGGATAAATGGATGTCGAAACAAGAACAGATGTACATCGTGGAAAACACACAGACGACTCCAAGGAAACAA ATCGTCCATCCTTACAGGAAAATCTTCACTTCGCCTCAAGTCTGGGCTTTGTGTGTAGGTAAATTTACCTACAGCTGGGGATTCACTTTATTGGTTGTATGTTTCCCACTTTATGTCAGAG ACATGACCGGACAAACTACCGATAAAGTAGGCATAATATCTTCTATTCCAAACTTTGTCTGCATATGTACAATTCCATTGGCTGGATTCTTATTGGATTTATGGCAGAATAACAGCAACCTCAGAGTAACTCAG ATTCACAAGATCGTCATGTGCACAGGATTCATTTCAGGGGCAGTTCTATTTTTAATAGCTTCTCAAAGTTCCAATTTTACTTTGTCTATGACTTGCTTTGTGCTGATAAAGTTCATCATTTCTTTCAATTATCTCATTCTACA AATGGTTTGCCTGTACATGTCACCGACTCATTCCAGTATATTGGCTGGAATGTCATCATGGTGGTACACTGTCAGTGTTGTTTCGATACCAAACGTAGTAGGATTCATAGTACAACATGGC acctTATCCGAGTGGAGCTTATGTTTCCTTTTATCGGGAGGAATTCTTTTCGCCGGAGCtatgatatttttgatttacgGTTCCAGCGAACTACAGTCATGGTCTGTGTCACTACCTTCAAATAATGAGAGACAATTcagtattgaaaatgaaaagcccAATTACACCTGA